Proteins from a genomic interval of Zingiber officinale cultivar Zhangliang chromosome 2A, Zo_v1.1, whole genome shotgun sequence:
- the LOC122039866 gene encoding uncharacterized protein LOC122039866 isoform X2: MCVEYISALAAGNRARVMVDVEPGGMSPSVIALAAAARQTGGRVVCLRREQEAGELLRRQAEGLGIADVVECRVAGRPGEAVERLRGVDFAVVDRGMGEEDCEEAVAAVDAGPRGAVVVVSILFDGGRRSPPGAAPAGGRTRVQMRGRSSSVVLPFGGGMEVIRIVGRRGDGDGGRRGKRRTFVVYYEDRETVHEDCVDLE; encoded by the coding sequence ATGTGCGTGGAGTACATCTCCGCCCTGGCGGCCGGCAACCGCGCCAGGGTCATGGTGGACGTGGAACCCGGCGGCATGTCGCCGTCCGTAATCGCGCTGGCTGCGGCGGCGCGGCAGACGGGCGGGCGGGTCGTCTGCTTGCGCCGCGAGCAGGAGGCCGGGGAGCTGCTGAGGAGGCAGGCCGAGGGGTTGGGCATAGCGGACGTGGTGGAGTGCCGGGTGGCGGGGCGGCCGGGGGAGGCGGTGGAGCGGCTAAGGGGAGTGGACTTCGCGGTGGTGGACCGAGGGATGGGGGAGGAGGACTGCGAGGAGGCGGTGGCGGCCGTGGACGCGGGCCCGCGCGGGGCGGTGGTGGTGGTGAGCATCCTGTTCGATGGCGGGAGGAGGTCGCCGCCGGGGGCGGCTCCTGCGGGAGGAAGGACGAGGGTGCAGATGAGGGGGAGATCGTCGTCGGTGGTGCTGCCGTTCGGCGGAGGGATGGAGGTGATACGAATTGTGGGAAGAAGGGGGGATGGAGATGGCGGTAGGAGGGGCAAGAGGAGGACTTTTGTGGTGTACTATGAAGATCGCGAGACAGTGCATGAAGATTGTGTAGACCTTGAATAA
- the LOC122039866 gene encoding uncharacterized protein LOC122039866 isoform X1 translates to MGCWSPVDAMKAYLRTLQLCEEFYEYYEEEEVGIEPMCVEYISALAAGNRARVMVDVEPGGMSPSVIALAAAARQTGGRVVCLRREQEAGELLRRQAEGLGIADVVECRVAGRPGEAVERLRGVDFAVVDRGMGEEDCEEAVAAVDAGPRGAVVVVSILFDGGRRSPPGAAPAGGRTRVQMRGRSSSVVLPFGGGMEVIRIVGRRGDGDGGRRGKRRTFVVYYEDRETVHEDCVDLE, encoded by the exons ATGGGTTGCTGGTCGCCGGTGGACGCCATGAAAGCTTACCTACGCACTCTTCAATTG TGCGAGGAATTCTACGAGTACTACGAGGAAGAGGAAGTGGGCATCGAGCCCATGTGCGTGGAGTACATCTCCGCCCTGGCGGCCGGCAACCGCGCCAGGGTCATGGTGGACGTGGAACCCGGCGGCATGTCGCCGTCCGTAATCGCGCTGGCTGCGGCGGCGCGGCAGACGGGCGGGCGGGTCGTCTGCTTGCGCCGCGAGCAGGAGGCCGGGGAGCTGCTGAGGAGGCAGGCCGAGGGGTTGGGCATAGCGGACGTGGTGGAGTGCCGGGTGGCGGGGCGGCCGGGGGAGGCGGTGGAGCGGCTAAGGGGAGTGGACTTCGCGGTGGTGGACCGAGGGATGGGGGAGGAGGACTGCGAGGAGGCGGTGGCGGCCGTGGACGCGGGCCCGCGCGGGGCGGTGGTGGTGGTGAGCATCCTGTTCGATGGCGGGAGGAGGTCGCCGCCGGGGGCGGCTCCTGCGGGAGGAAGGACGAGGGTGCAGATGAGGGGGAGATCGTCGTCGGTGGTGCTGCCGTTCGGCGGAGGGATGGAGGTGATACGAATTGTGGGAAGAAGGGGGGATGGAGATGGCGGTAGGAGGGGCAAGAGGAGGACTTTTGTGGTGTACTATGAAGATCGCGAGACAGTGCATGAAGATTGTGTAGACCTTGAATAA